A portion of the Solea senegalensis isolate Sse05_10M unplaced genomic scaffold, IFAPA_SoseM_1 scf7180000015701, whole genome shotgun sequence genome contains these proteins:
- the LOC122762477 gene encoding programmed cell death protein 2-like, translated as MASSAQEVILLGVCDGELEPKRHRSSHLTNKVGGHPDWSPVISPPWPRCGHCGAPLAHVAQIYCPLEASPYHRTLRLFACPGAECCGRAESWRAIRSQSLEAEREPSRSVPAQEAPLSATDWCDSADDWGVEEEGDGWGGGGGVKEEAEAGGAVLSCRLQDLSLGESHDDVPVFRSFFVSVVDESDLRGEDDLDHAQQLLREYESREGVAVGGLDCGEGVGDRGQEKYEKSRARHGDAIFSRFMKRISICPQQILRYCRGGRPLFISEPPANTAPVVAPCGSCGGSRTFELQLMPALVSQLRRKDAEAELEFGTVLVYTCTNSCWTEGSGSAVEEFCYVQGDPDQKLFK; from the exons ATGGCTTCATCCGCTCAGGAGGTGATTCTGCTCGGTGTGTGTGACGGAGAGCTCGAGCCAAAGAGACACCGGTCCTCGCACCTCACTAACAAAGTGGGGGGTCACCCGGACTGGTCTCCGGTCATCTCTCCGCCGTGGCCCCGCTGTGGTCACTGCGGAGCCCCGTTAGCTCACGTGGCTCAGATCTACTGCCCCCTGGAGGCGTCGCCCTACCACAGGACCCTGCGTCTGTTCGCGTGCCCGGGTGCAGAGTGCTGCGGCAGGGCAGAGAGCTGGAGGGCGATCCGCTCTCAGAGTCTGGAAGCTGAGCGGGAACCCAGCAGGTCTGTGCCCGCTCAGGAGGCGCCTCTGTCGGCCACAGACTGGTGTGACAGCGCTGACGACTGGggcgtggaggaggagggtgacggctggggaggaggagggggagtgaaggaggaggcagAAG cagggggcgctgttctCAGCTGCAGACTCCAGGACCTCTCTTTGGGAGAGTCACATGACGACGTTCCTGTTTTCCGCTCGTTCTTCGTCAGTGTGGTGGATGAGTCGGATCTTCGCGGCGAGGACGACCTGGACCACGCCCAGCAGCTGTTGAGGGAGTACGAGAGTAGAGAGGGCGTGGCAGTGGGCGGGCTGGACTGTGGCGAGGGCGTCGGCGATCGTGGGCAGGAGAAGTACGAGAAGTCAAGAGCCAGACACGGAGATGCCATCTTCTCCAGGTTCATGAAGAGGATCTCGATCTGTCCTCAGCAGATCTTGCGTTACTGTCGTGGCGGGAGGCCGCTCTTCATCTCGGAGCCGCCAGCGAACACGGCTCCGGTGGTGGCGCCGTGCGGCTCCTGCGGAGGATCCAGAACGTTTGAGCTGCAGCTGATGCCGGCGCTGGTCAGTCAGCTGCGGAGGAAGGACGCCGAGGCGGAGCTGGAGTTCGGGACGGTTCTGGTTTACACCTGCACCAACAGCTGCTGGACAGAAGGCTCTGGATCAGCCGTGGAAGAGTTCTGCTATGTTCAGGGCGACCCGGACCAGAAGCTGTTTAAATGA